A window of the Streptomyces sp. NBC_00454 genome harbors these coding sequences:
- a CDS encoding alkaline phosphatase family protein has protein sequence MPIRPSTTKPTASARHRVRRSAFIAGTGALVLLGTFTIANSQAAEDGSTVLASAAALPAYDHVVVVVYENKQYGEVIGSANAPYVNQLAGGGASLTGMKALTHPSQPNYFNLFSGGTQGITGDGCYTPQSMTAANLGQELIAAGRTFATYNEDLPAEGSTACTNGQYAQKHNPWFAFKNVPLNTGKTWAQFPQGNFAALPNLSFVVPNQCNDMHSCSVATGDTWTKSNLDAYAQWAKANNSLLVLTWDEDNYLGSNQIATVFYGAKVKTGTYATAFNHHHLLRTFEDLFGTATHAGNAANVQPITEVFGGSTDPTPTPTPTPTPTPTPTPTPTPTPTPGDLKLANPGPQTCKVNQTCTIQLTTTGGNPPVRYTATGLPWGLTIDTNTGRITGKPWATGTIQITATATDTTNTTATTTFPLTLNWF, from the coding sequence ATGCCCATCCGTCCCTCGACAACGAAGCCGACGGCGAGCGCGAGACACCGGGTCCGCCGGTCCGCGTTCATCGCCGGAACCGGCGCACTCGTCCTGTTGGGCACTTTCACCATCGCCAACTCGCAGGCCGCGGAGGATGGTTCCACCGTCCTCGCGAGCGCTGCCGCACTGCCGGCCTACGACCACGTGGTCGTCGTCGTGTACGAGAACAAGCAGTACGGCGAGGTCATCGGCAGCGCCAATGCCCCGTACGTCAACCAGCTCGCGGGCGGCGGCGCGAGCCTGACCGGAATGAAGGCGCTGACCCACCCCAGCCAGCCGAACTACTTCAACCTCTTCTCCGGCGGTACCCAGGGCATCACCGGGGACGGCTGCTACACCCCGCAGTCGATGACCGCGGCCAACCTCGGCCAGGAGCTGATCGCGGCCGGGAGGACCTTCGCGACGTACAACGAGGACCTGCCCGCCGAGGGTTCGACGGCCTGCACCAACGGCCAGTACGCGCAGAAGCACAACCCGTGGTTCGCCTTCAAGAACGTGCCGCTGAACACCGGGAAGACCTGGGCCCAGTTCCCGCAGGGCAATTTCGCCGCGCTGCCGAACCTGTCGTTCGTGGTGCCCAACCAGTGCAACGACATGCACTCCTGCTCGGTCGCCACGGGCGACACGTGGACGAAGAGCAACCTCGACGCCTACGCACAGTGGGCCAAGGCCAACAACAGCCTCCTGGTGCTGACGTGGGACGAGGACAACTATCTCGGCTCGAACCAGATCGCCACGGTCTTCTACGGGGCGAAGGTCAAGACGGGCACGTACGCCACGGCCTTCAACCACCACCACCTGCTGCGCACCTTCGAGGACCTGTTCGGCACGGCGACGCACGCGGGGAATGCGGCCAACGTCCAGCCGATCACGGAGGTGTTCGGCGGCTCCACGGATCCCACCCCGACACCGACTCCCACGCCTACCCCTACGCCGACTCCCACGCCTACGCCTACACCCACCCCGACTCCGGGTGACCTGAAGCTGGCCAACCCGGGCCCGCAGACCTGCAAGGTCAACCAGACCTGCACCATCCAACTCACCACCACCGGCGGGAACCCACCCGTCCGCTACACCGCCACCGGACTCCCCTGGGGCCTCACCATCGACACCAACACCGGCCGCATCACCGGCAAACCCTGGGCCACCGGAACCATCCAGATCACCGCCACCGCCACCGACACCACCAACACCACCGCAACCACCACCTTCCCCCTCACCCTCAACTGGTTCTGA
- a CDS encoding trypsin-like peptidase domain-containing protein: protein MTGDLWTGAPSPDAALGAAVVRVRGADGTVGGAGFLVAPDLVLTCAHVVSDALGRPRDEDPTGSGIAVDLPLADLRTDDRDDGRTDDRDSDRTDAPTEDDPRQWPAVVEHWVPIRTGRAGDIALLRLREAVPGARPLPMADPESVLEHGALAVGFTGGEPAETWFKGRFSGATSEGWLQVSRADRESAYIKRGFSGSPVWDVELGAVVGVMVAAQPEQDAQQGYVLRTRTILREIPELAVVVRPPSPFPGLEAFQETDADAYFGRAEDVEKIVMALKGDQRVVTVYGPSGCGKSSLALAGVVPRMRRDGYEVLTLNAGQISSPRAALATELSRATRSDPDRVERWLTDLGLADTLHRVRGKAGGKLVVVLDQAEALLGDDAETKMNECADLLFSQQSPAGGLRVLVVLRADFMDAVLKHPRLGPALRDGTALPLTPMTREQLEAAITRPLDRLPAVTYDPGLDQRILNDTGGDPGILPLLGFVLQQLWERQAGGRLLTSEYEAMRGVSGALESHSETAWKACVGGREAVEKEALALLTGLVRMLPGGTLPLRRRLSRQEAGEERWRIAQSLAERRLLVLHGGEGEPETAELAHESLIATWPTLRQQVKADAQFLAGRAELGHDRDRWERDGRPAGLLPGALQLLVVRGWLHGREGELTDAEREFLAHAQRHSKRLRARIRAAWTASALVLALIAGLGTFLVYQSGVSERRLSEGRSRTLATLSDGMSEANPGLAALSALAAYDVSPTQEARSALLRRYDGLRDTAFLLSGVRGDVSGTAMSSDGRVTLVTTERGLATLFVRTAAGRVLRKQLGLTENAYSPVVSRDGRKIAYVQAKTDAMVWHDVDPSAPDILGPGQTLHGGELKEVTFGALLGDHHIAAFSPGGNLLAAVAFDKRLRLWDLKTGQLRQLPDRMPDLEQVWFGPNEDTLVGKRSNAEPGSLDTAMVSIDLRTGATRELLHSSSANLGVSGNGSVLAVCEESKDGDRYKSDYRAVSAADGRELNRYTPEGSYTSCEDPALDDTGEHVAVHDQGNWALLDTRPGKEAQRFEGPDRVKTGNLPLLGSPSEPVVVSRGTTAVTGLRLSGTDGVAAYSPPQLLDHGNKMVVRAGKNGDRLRVLETAPPGRTLAEVTTDATTPPGARDQALEINRSQTLVADVADENRIVVRALPDLHKVTEFKTAPPPAAKDGEKKKLVSFRFLGDNDLVTDSGTLVEHWSAETGQRLSPAFDVGDLAGDAKEMPDFFVSRHPRPGHVQVTLDGDPIVHAFDLEAGKEDQDLRIDLGRQDVITIAQHPDGRYALVLTTGSMVELWSVQSGQRLHRIQGPLGPLDSDRWTAGALKNSGFYLANGNSVLFLRDEDPSHNETYDLGEKQGFLDGIDGGMTLLRTPPNGGRLDVLRLDPRLWKRHLCAVLGRDLTEDERTGLPPGLPKTICPA from the coding sequence GTGACGGGGGACCTGTGGACGGGGGCACCGAGTCCTGACGCGGCGCTGGGCGCGGCGGTCGTCCGCGTCAGGGGTGCGGACGGGACCGTGGGCGGCGCGGGCTTCCTGGTGGCTCCGGACCTGGTGCTGACCTGCGCCCATGTGGTCTCGGACGCGCTGGGGCGACCCCGCGACGAGGATCCGACCGGGTCCGGGATCGCGGTGGACCTCCCGCTCGCCGACCTGCGAACCGACGACCGGGACGACGGGCGAACCGACGACCGGGACAGCGACCGGACCGACGCCCCGACCGAAGACGACCCCCGGCAGTGGCCGGCCGTGGTCGAGCACTGGGTGCCCATCCGCACCGGCCGCGCGGGGGACATCGCCCTGCTCCGCCTGCGCGAAGCGGTCCCCGGCGCGCGCCCGCTGCCCATGGCCGACCCCGAAAGCGTCCTGGAGCACGGGGCGCTCGCGGTGGGGTTCACGGGCGGCGAGCCCGCCGAGACCTGGTTCAAGGGCCGGTTCAGCGGAGCCACGAGCGAGGGCTGGCTCCAGGTGTCCCGGGCCGACCGGGAGTCCGCGTACATCAAGCGGGGCTTCAGCGGCAGTCCAGTGTGGGACGTCGAACTGGGCGCGGTGGTCGGGGTCATGGTGGCGGCCCAGCCCGAACAGGATGCCCAGCAGGGCTACGTGCTGCGCACCCGGACGATCCTGCGGGAGATCCCCGAGCTGGCCGTGGTCGTCCGCCCGCCCTCGCCGTTCCCCGGCCTGGAGGCCTTCCAGGAGACGGACGCGGACGCCTACTTCGGGCGGGCCGAGGACGTCGAGAAGATTGTCATGGCCCTGAAGGGGGACCAGAGGGTCGTCACCGTGTACGGCCCCTCGGGCTGCGGCAAGTCCTCCCTGGCGCTGGCCGGCGTGGTGCCCCGCATGCGCAGGGACGGGTACGAGGTCCTGACGCTGAACGCCGGGCAGATCTCCTCGCCGCGCGCCGCGCTCGCCACCGAACTGTCCAGGGCGACCCGGTCCGACCCCGACCGGGTGGAGCGCTGGCTCACGGACCTCGGCCTCGCGGACACCCTCCACCGGGTCCGCGGCAAGGCGGGCGGCAAGCTGGTCGTCGTACTCGACCAGGCCGAAGCGCTCCTGGGCGACGACGCCGAAACCAAGATGAACGAGTGCGCCGACCTGCTGTTCTCGCAGCAGTCCCCGGCCGGCGGGCTGCGCGTCCTGGTCGTACTGCGCGCCGACTTCATGGACGCCGTACTGAAGCACCCGCGCCTGGGGCCCGCACTGCGCGACGGCACGGCGCTGCCGCTGACCCCGATGACCCGGGAGCAGCTCGAGGCGGCGATCACCCGCCCCCTGGACCGGCTCCCGGCCGTCACCTACGATCCGGGGCTCGACCAGCGGATCCTCAACGACACGGGCGGCGATCCCGGCATCCTCCCCCTGCTCGGGTTCGTCCTCCAGCAGCTGTGGGAGCGCCAGGCCGGCGGCCGCCTGCTGACCTCGGAGTACGAGGCGATGCGCGGCGTGTCAGGGGCGCTCGAATCCCATTCCGAGACCGCCTGGAAGGCGTGCGTCGGCGGCCGGGAGGCAGTGGAGAAGGAGGCACTGGCGCTCCTGACCGGCCTGGTGCGGATGCTGCCCGGGGGCACGCTGCCGCTGCGGCGCAGGCTGTCCCGGCAGGAGGCCGGCGAGGAGCGGTGGCGGATCGCGCAGTCGCTGGCCGAGCGGAGGCTGCTGGTCCTGCACGGGGGCGAGGGCGAGCCGGAGACCGCCGAACTGGCCCACGAATCCCTGATCGCGACCTGGCCCACCCTGCGGCAACAGGTCAAGGCGGACGCCCAGTTCCTGGCGGGCCGGGCCGAGCTGGGCCACGACCGGGACCGCTGGGAGCGCGACGGAAGGCCCGCCGGACTCCTGCCGGGAGCACTGCAACTCCTGGTCGTCCGGGGTTGGCTCCACGGACGCGAGGGCGAACTCACCGATGCAGAACGGGAGTTCCTGGCTCATGCGCAGCGCCACAGCAAGCGCCTGCGCGCCCGGATACGCGCCGCATGGACCGCCTCGGCGCTGGTGCTCGCCCTGATCGCGGGGCTCGGGACCTTCCTCGTCTATCAGTCGGGGGTCAGCGAGCGGCGGCTGTCGGAGGGGCGGTCGCGCACGCTGGCCACCCTGTCGGACGGGATGAGCGAGGCCAATCCGGGCCTCGCGGCCCTGTCGGCCCTCGCGGCCTACGACGTCTCGCCGACCCAGGAGGCGCGCAGCGCACTGCTGCGCCGCTACGACGGGCTGAGGGACACGGCATTCCTGCTGTCCGGCGTCCGAGGAGACGTCTCCGGGACAGCGATGAGTTCGGACGGCCGGGTGACGCTGGTGACTACGGAGCGGGGTCTCGCGACTCTGTTCGTAAGAACGGCGGCGGGCAGGGTCCTGCGCAAGCAGCTGGGCCTCACGGAGAACGCGTACTCCCCCGTGGTCAGCAGGGACGGGCGGAAAATCGCCTATGTGCAGGCCAAGACCGATGCCATGGTCTGGCACGACGTGGACCCCAGCGCACCCGACATCCTCGGGCCGGGGCAGACCCTTCACGGCGGTGAGCTCAAGGAGGTCACCTTTGGGGCACTCCTGGGCGACCACCACATCGCGGCCTTCTCCCCCGGCGGCAACCTGCTCGCCGCGGTGGCATTCGACAAGCGGCTGCGGCTGTGGGACCTGAAGACGGGTCAGCTACGGCAGCTGCCGGACCGGATGCCCGATCTCGAGCAGGTGTGGTTCGGCCCGAACGAGGACACCCTCGTCGGCAAACGGAGCAACGCGGAGCCGGGAAGTCTGGACACCGCGATGGTCTCCATCGACCTCCGCACCGGCGCAACACGTGAACTGCTCCACTCCTCCTCGGCGAACCTTGGCGTGTCGGGCAATGGCAGCGTGCTCGCCGTCTGCGAAGAGTCGAAGGACGGCGATCGGTACAAGTCGGACTACCGCGCCGTCAGCGCCGCGGACGGGCGGGAACTGAACCGCTACACGCCCGAGGGGAGCTACACCAGCTGCGAGGATCCCGCCCTCGACGACACGGGCGAGCACGTCGCCGTTCACGACCAGGGCAATTGGGCGCTGCTGGACACCCGGCCCGGCAAGGAGGCCCAGCGCTTCGAGGGACCCGACCGCGTCAAGACCGGCAACCTGCCCCTGCTGGGAAGCCCGAGCGAACCCGTCGTGGTATCGCGAGGCACGACCGCGGTCACCGGATTGCGCCTGTCGGGGACGGACGGAGTGGCCGCCTACAGTCCCCCGCAGCTGCTCGATCACGGCAACAAGATGGTGGTCCGCGCGGGTAAGAACGGCGACCGGCTGAGGGTCCTGGAGACGGCCCCTCCGGGAAGGACCCTGGCCGAGGTGACGACCGACGCGACGACTCCTCCCGGTGCGAGGGATCAGGCCCTTGAAATCAACCGCTCCCAGACGCTTGTGGCCGACGTGGCCGACGAGAACCGCATCGTGGTCCGGGCACTTCCGGACCTGCACAAGGTGACGGAGTTCAAAACGGCGCCACCGCCCGCCGCGAAGGACGGGGAGAAGAAGAAGCTGGTGAGCTTCCGGTTCCTCGGCGACAACGACCTGGTGACCGACTCGGGCACGCTGGTCGAGCACTGGAGCGCCGAGACCGGACAGCGCCTCTCGCCGGCGTTCGACGTGGGCGATCTCGCCGGCGACGCAAAGGAGATGCCGGACTTCTTCGTCAGCAGACACCCCCGGCCGGGACACGTGCAGGTCACCCTGGACGGCGACCCGATCGTGCACGCATTCGACCTGGAGGCGGGCAAGGAGGACCAGGACCTGCGGATCGACCTGGGCCGTCAGGACGTCATCACCATCGCCCAGCACCCGGACGGGCGCTACGCCTTGGTACTGACCACGGGCTCCATGGTGGAGCTGTGGTCCGTGCAGTCCGGGCAGCGCCTGCACCGGATCCAGGGACCTCTGGGGCCGCTGGACTCCGACCGGTGGACGGCGGGCGCCCTGAAGAACTCCGGGTTCTACCTGGCCAACGGGAACTCCGTCCTCTTCCTGCGGGACGAGGACCCCAGCCACAACGAGACGTACGACCTGGGCGAGAAACAGGGCTTCCTCGACGGAATCGACGGCGGGATGACACTGCTGCGCACTCCCCCGAACGGCGGCCGCCTGGATGTGCTCCGGCTCGACCCCCGGCTCTGGAAGCGCCACCTGTGCGCGGTCCTCGGCCGCGATCTGACCGAGGACGAGCGCACCGGCCTGCCCCCGGGACTCCCGAAGACGATCTGCCCGGCCTGA
- a CDS encoding CU044_2847 family protein → MSDRQVRTVEVPVGEDGEGFVRVQIHEVDESLIRVGRGDRSIARAEQSLDQMLDTVRPVADSFVGRFRGLAHAPDEITLEFGVSLSAEAGVVIASTATVANFSVSLTWNRSDRRSAAEENPQGDPARRSRQDGGEHGDGGPVDGGTES, encoded by the coding sequence ATGAGTGACCGTCAGGTACGTACAGTCGAGGTGCCCGTGGGCGAGGACGGCGAGGGTTTCGTCCGCGTGCAGATCCACGAGGTGGACGAGAGCCTGATACGGGTGGGCCGCGGCGACCGGTCCATAGCGCGGGCCGAGCAGTCGCTCGACCAGATGCTGGACACCGTGCGACCCGTGGCGGACAGCTTCGTGGGGAGGTTCCGGGGGCTCGCCCACGCGCCGGACGAGATCACGCTGGAGTTCGGGGTGTCCCTGTCGGCCGAAGCCGGCGTGGTCATCGCCAGCACCGCGACGGTGGCCAATTTCTCGGTGAGTTTGACCTGGAATCGCAGTGACCGCCGTAGTGCCGCCGAGGAAAATCCGCAGGGCGATCCGGCTCGGCGGAGCCGGCAGGACGGGGGAGAACACGGTGACGGGGGACCTGTGGACGGGGGCACCGAGTCCTGA
- a CDS encoding alpha/beta hydrolase: MRRPSRSSTPLLRRAAALLATAAALVVAAPAAPVGAASVLPSLPAPNAAELTLRTWSAAPGQSERMGDASVTTAAIFTARDGTPSINPVQVPVRVRILLPEDYRRDPAHPYPVLYLLHGGGGDVEQWSKTDEGNVTAALKDTAFKGIVVMPEAGRAGWYSDWPGHTDGFFAPQWEKFHVKQLVPWIDANFNTVKSASGRAVAGISMGGYGALRYAGRYPEVFSAVGAFSPGTDIYDPGAQSIIADSMWTAGASIQWTGLLDGKFRVTGDTPYRMATVFGQPGTWPGQNPVNLALDGKYASYGGKLALYAGGAGGTGEKEIGAMTAALHQDLKDRAVAHRYCQGAGEHAWPYWGPDLKDFVAYAYGTAPASCPNDWGPETP; this comes from the coding sequence GTGCGCCGACCGTCCCGTAGCAGTACCCCGCTCCTGCGCCGCGCCGCGGCGCTGCTCGCCACCGCGGCCGCGCTCGTCGTCGCCGCACCGGCCGCCCCCGTGGGCGCCGCCTCCGTGCTGCCCTCGCTGCCCGCGCCGAACGCCGCCGAGCTGACCCTGCGGACCTGGTCCGCGGCCCCGGGCCAGAGCGAGCGCATGGGCGACGCCTCCGTGACCACCGCCGCGATCTTCACCGCGCGCGACGGGACCCCGTCGATCAACCCGGTCCAGGTACCGGTGCGGGTACGGATCCTGCTGCCGGAGGACTACCGGCGCGACCCGGCGCACCCGTACCCCGTGCTGTACCTGTTGCACGGCGGCGGGGGTGACGTCGAACAGTGGTCGAAGACCGACGAGGGCAATGTCACCGCCGCCCTGAAGGACACGGCGTTCAAGGGGATCGTGGTGATGCCGGAGGCCGGGAGGGCGGGCTGGTACAGCGACTGGCCCGGCCACACGGACGGTTTCTTCGCCCCGCAGTGGGAGAAGTTCCACGTCAAGCAGCTGGTCCCGTGGATCGACGCCAACTTCAACACCGTGAAGTCCGCCTCCGGGCGGGCCGTCGCGGGCATCTCGATGGGCGGCTACGGGGCCCTGCGCTACGCCGGCCGCTACCCGGAGGTGTTCTCCGCCGTCGGCGCCTTCTCGCCGGGCACCGACATCTACGACCCGGGCGCGCAGAGCATCATCGCCGACTCCATGTGGACGGCAGGGGCGTCGATCCAGTGGACGGGCCTGCTCGACGGGAAGTTCCGGGTGACCGGCGACACCCCGTACCGGATGGCCACGGTCTTCGGGCAGCCGGGCACCTGGCCCGGGCAGAACCCGGTGAACCTGGCGCTCGACGGCAAGTACGCCTCGTACGGCGGGAAGCTGGCCCTCTACGCCGGCGGGGCGGGCGGCACCGGCGAGAAGGAGATCGGCGCCATGACGGCGGCCCTCCACCAGGACCTGAAGGACCGCGCGGTCGCCCACCGCTACTGCCAGGGCGCGGGCGAGCACGCGTGGCCCTACTGGGGTCCGGACCTCAAGGACTTCGTGGCCTACGCCTACGGCACCGCGCCCGCGTCCTGCCCCAACGACTGGGGCCCCGAGACCCCGTAG